Proteins encoded in a region of the Bacillus sp. T3 genome:
- a CDS encoding DHA2 family efflux MFS transporter permease subunit, which produces MDQPEQQIKRGVLLFVLLLGSFLSVLNQTILNVVLPDLMKEFEVTATTVQWLSTGFMLVNGILVPVTAFLMKRFSTRQLFISSMLFLLIGTFINAIAPSFPILLTGRLIQAAGAGIIMPLLMMVVLMVFPAEGRGTAMGTIGLVMIFAPAIGPTLAGLVIEFFSWRWIFIGMFPLALIVILLSLKYLVNVSETSKAKLDMTSILLSTLGFGGLLYGFSSAGNHGWGSTFLLSYLSGGLIFLGLFIWRQLRSSDPLLNLIVFNEKMFTVTAIMNTLLTMVMYADMILLPIYLQASRGFSVLDTGLLLLPGALLNAVMSPISGRLFDKFGAKPLALIGLILTIAAIWGVTDLTETTSYSYLMIRTVVLRLGLSLLTMPITTAGLNSLPKQLNAHGSAVTNTVRQVAGAIGTALVVTIMTTSSTNYATKLMQSGDVMSKAELMKESSIHGASEAYMFIAILGILAFIVTLFMPSKKALILEDNKKAKRISYSQAKEDH; this is translated from the coding sequence ATGGATCAACCTGAACAACAAATAAAAAGGGGAGTTCTTCTCTTTGTTCTGCTTTTAGGCTCATTTTTATCGGTATTAAATCAGACGATATTAAACGTGGTTTTACCAGATTTGATGAAGGAATTTGAGGTAACAGCAACTACAGTTCAATGGCTTTCAACTGGCTTCATGCTCGTAAACGGAATTTTAGTCCCAGTGACAGCCTTTTTGATGAAGCGTTTCAGTACACGGCAGCTTTTTATCAGTTCGATGTTATTCCTGTTAATTGGTACCTTCATTAACGCGATCGCCCCAAGCTTTCCTATACTATTAACAGGCCGTTTGATACAAGCGGCAGGTGCCGGAATTATCATGCCTTTACTAATGATGGTCGTTCTTATGGTATTTCCTGCAGAAGGCCGCGGAACAGCAATGGGAACGATTGGCCTTGTTATGATATTCGCACCAGCGATTGGCCCAACCTTAGCGGGGCTCGTGATCGAATTTTTTTCATGGCGCTGGATTTTTATCGGCATGTTCCCATTAGCTTTAATCGTCATACTTCTATCGCTTAAATACCTGGTAAATGTATCTGAGACATCGAAGGCAAAACTCGATATGACAAGCATCCTTCTTTCTACGTTAGGATTCGGCGGGCTACTTTATGGGTTTAGCAGTGCTGGGAATCATGGTTGGGGAAGCACATTCCTGTTGTCTTATTTAAGCGGAGGTCTTATTTTTCTCGGCCTGTTTATTTGGCGGCAGCTACGATCTTCAGACCCGCTGCTAAATCTTATCGTTTTCAATGAAAAAATGTTCACGGTGACAGCCATCATGAATACGTTATTAACGATGGTCATGTATGCAGATATGATTCTGTTGCCCATTTACTTACAGGCAAGTCGGGGATTTTCCGTCCTTGATACGGGCTTATTACTGTTGCCAGGAGCTTTATTAAATGCTGTTATGTCACCTATTTCAGGCCGTTTATTCGATAAATTCGGGGCAAAGCCGCTTGCTCTGATTGGTTTAATTTTAACGATTGCAGCCATCTGGGGCGTGACCGATTTGACTGAAACAACATCTTACAGCTATTTGATGATCCGAACCGTTGTCTTGCGCTTGGGTCTGTCCCTGTTAACGATGCCTATCACGACTGCCGGTCTGAATTCTCTTCCGAAGCAACTCAATGCACATGGGTCAGCCGTTACGAACACAGTTCGTCAGGTAGCAGGAGCGATTGGTACAGCACTAGTCGTCACAATCATGACAACAAGCAGTACGAACTATGCTACAAAGTTGATGCAATCAGGAGATGTCATGTCTAAGGCCGAGCTAATGAAGGAGTCCTCCATCCATGGCGCAAGTGAAGCATATATGTTTATTGCTATTTTAGGAATCCTTGCCTTCATCGTGACACTTTTCATGCCGAGTAAAAAAGCGTTAATTTTAGAAGACAATAAAAAGGCTAAGAGAATAAGCTATAGCCAGGCAAAAGAAGATCATTAA
- a CDS encoding TetR/AcrR family transcriptional regulator has protein sequence MEDNRRRVDKMSKKEKVDPRIIRTKRMFTEALISLIQENGDKSKLTVQDIANRAELNRATFYLHYQDIDDLMEQMIEENLEELNKTMKTLSEENQLKTKSSASQNRLDLFLDQLYQKAGLYKVMMENKDFRNRVFKLLLEIIEFWDEHRKEQGRSFNVPNEILASSTLGILSWWLEEGTPYSPSYLAKQIRQMHY, from the coding sequence GTGGAAGATAATAGACGAAGGGTTGATAAAATGTCTAAAAAGGAAAAGGTGGATCCGCGAATTATACGGACAAAACGAATGTTTACAGAAGCACTAATTTCATTAATTCAGGAAAACGGTGATAAAAGTAAGCTAACGGTCCAGGATATTGCCAATCGTGCCGAATTAAATCGAGCAACCTTCTATTTGCATTATCAAGATATTGATGATTTGATGGAGCAAATGATTGAGGAAAATCTTGAAGAATTAAATAAGACCATGAAAACCTTATCCGAGGAAAATCAGTTAAAGACAAAATCTTCAGCATCCCAGAACCGTCTTGACTTATTCCTGGACCAGTTATATCAGAAGGCTGGGCTCTACAAAGTGATGATGGAGAACAAGGACTTCCGTAATCGAGTGTTTAAGCTTTTGTTAGAAATTATTGAATTTTGGGATGAACATCGAAAAGAACAGGGTCGGTCGTTCAATGTACCGAATGAGATCCTTGCATCCTCAACCCTTGGTATTTTGTCATGGTGGTTAGAGGAGGGCACTCCTTACAGTCCAAGTTATCTAGCCAAGCAGATTAGACAAATGCACTATTAA
- a CDS encoding enoyl-CoA hydratase-related protein: MEFLSFRQTEDIAYITLENPAEFNTLSMKLLQEMDELLTKIGEKREVKVVVIEGSDKVFCAGHSLREIEAKTENEVLKLFQTCQTVMRTMRDIPQLVISKVRKAAVAAGCQLVAASDMAIASDEAKFATPGINSGLFCSTPAVFLSRNIGRKKAVELLFTGNFMTADEALQHGLVNKVVPVEQLDEETERLAKQVTKQSLNIIELGKRQFYQQINMEDFQALNYATEVIALNTKHPDAQEGIRAFLEKRPPVWNDTKKPVL, translated from the coding sequence ATGGAATTTTTATCTTTTCGACAAACTGAGGATATTGCTTATATCACTTTAGAAAATCCAGCTGAATTTAATACTTTATCGATGAAACTCCTTCAGGAAATGGACGAGCTGTTAACAAAAATCGGGGAAAAAAGAGAAGTGAAGGTAGTTGTTATTGAAGGCTCAGATAAAGTATTTTGTGCCGGGCATAGTTTAAGAGAGATTGAGGCAAAAACGGAAAATGAAGTGTTAAAGCTGTTTCAAACCTGTCAAACTGTGATGCGGACGATGCGAGACATTCCTCAGCTTGTGATTTCAAAAGTCCGAAAAGCGGCTGTTGCAGCAGGATGCCAACTAGTTGCTGCCAGTGATATGGCGATTGCCAGTGATGAAGCGAAATTTGCTACTCCTGGGATTAATAGTGGTTTGTTTTGCAGCACACCAGCTGTATTTTTAAGCAGAAATATTGGGCGTAAAAAGGCGGTAGAACTATTATTCACAGGGAACTTTATGACTGCAGACGAAGCTTTACAGCATGGCTTAGTAAATAAAGTGGTCCCTGTGGAACAGTTAGATGAAGAAACAGAAAGATTAGCGAAACAGGTAACTAAGCAAAGCTTAAATATTATTGAATTAGGCAAGAGACAATTTTACCAACAAATTAATATGGAAGATTTCCAAGCACTCAATTATGCAACAGAAGTAATTGCGCTTAACACCAAACATCCTGATGCCCAAGAAGGAATTCGAGCATTCCTTGAAAAAAGACCACCTGTTTGGAATGATACCAAGAAACCAGTTTTATAG
- a CDS encoding VOC family protein, producing the protein MGRVIHFEIHVNDMERAKRFYGEVFGWSFQDWSEYAGTPYFGAVTGNDNELGINGALMQRQSAPLESNQSINAFVCTLGVGDYDSTEAKILNNGGKEAMPKYALPGMAWQGYYLDPEGNIFGIHQPDENAK; encoded by the coding sequence ATGGGTAGAGTTATTCATTTCGAAATTCATGTAAATGATATGGAGCGGGCTAAGAGGTTTTATGGAGAAGTTTTTGGTTGGTCATTTCAGGATTGGAGCGAATATGCAGGAACACCATACTTTGGTGCAGTGACAGGCAATGACAATGAGCTTGGAATTAATGGTGCCCTCATGCAACGTCAAAGTGCGCCACTGGAATCAAACCAAAGCATAAATGCATTTGTTTGTACGTTAGGTGTGGGAGATTACGATTCAACTGAAGCGAAAATTCTTAACAATGGTGGGAAGGAAGCCATGCCTAAATATGCTTTGCCTGGAATGGCGTGGCAGGGGTACTATTTAGATCCTGAAGGAAATATATTTGGAATTCATCAACCGGATGAAAATGCAAAATAG